A genomic segment from Diospyros lotus cultivar Yz01 chromosome 5, ASM1463336v1, whole genome shotgun sequence encodes:
- the LOC127802635 gene encoding probable linoleate 9S-lipoxygenase 5: MLLRKFVEAVTGKHDDGNGNGEEKKIKGRVVLTRKSELDFFSGSIMDNVHELLGQKVSLQLISAVNGDPPAAGKGLRGKLGKAACLEDWITTITLPGHGDSAFDVAFDWEDEVGLPGAFLIRNLHHTEFYLKTLTLHDVPGHGRLHFVCNSWVYPAHRYKKDRVFFANQTYLPLETPAPLIPYREEELLSLRGDGSGQLEEWDRVYDYAYYNDLGDPDKGSDYARPVLGGSDEFPYPRRGRTGRRLTESDPESESRLPLLMSLNIYVPRDERFGHLKMSDFLAYALKSLAQFLVPEFEALCDITPNEFDSIQDTLKIYEGGIKLPEGPLLDSIRKNIPSELLKQLLHTDGEGYFSFPMPQVIREDKSAWRTDEEFAREMLAGLNPLVIRCLKEFPPASSLDPEAYGNQSSSITRDHIKNNLDGLTVEEAIESSRLFILDHHDAFMPYLRRINSTSTKTYATRTLLFLQKDGTLKPLAIELSLPHPQGDRFGAINKVYTPAEHGIEGSIWQLAKAYAAVNDSGFHQLISHWLRTHAVIEPFVIATNRQLSVLHPIHKLLHPHFRDTMNINAFARQTLINAGGILERTVFPAKYAMEMSAVIYKNWALPDQALPADLLKRGMAVKDANAQHGLRLVIEDYPYAVDGLKIWSAIDTWVDEYCNFYYKNDNMVQDDSELQCWWNELREVGHGDKKDEPWWPKMQTRKELIDSCTTIIWVASALHAAVNFGQYPYAGYLPNRPTISRRFIPELGSPEYEELKLYPEKAFLKTITAQLQTLLGISLLEVLSAHSTDEVYLGQRDTAEWTTDSEPLEAFQRFGKKLGEIEESIIDMNNDEKLKNRVGPVKVPYTLLFPTSEGGITGKGIPNSVSI; this comes from the exons atgctgCTGCGCAAGTTTGTGGAGGCTGTGACAGGGAAGCATGATGATGGGAATGGgaatggagaagagaagaagataaaggGAAGAGTGGTGCTAACGAGGAAGAGTGAGCTGGATTTCTTCAGTGGCTCCATTATGGATAATGTTCATGAGCTGCTTGGCCAGAAGGTCTCTCTGCAACTCATCAGTGCCGTCAATGGCGACCCTCCTGCTGCAG GGAAAGGGTTGAGAGGGAAGCTTGGGAAGGCAGCTTGCTTGGAAGACTGGATCACCACGATAACCTTGCCAGGCCATGGAGATTCAGCTTTCGATGTCGCCTTCGATTGGGAAGATGAAGTTGGGCTTCCAGGGGCTTTCCTCATCCGCAATCTTCACCACACTGAGTTCTACCTCAAGACTCTCACTCTCCACGATGTTCCCGGCCATGGCCGCCTTCACTTCGTCTGCAACTCCTGGGTTTATCCCGCTCACCGCTACAAAAAGGATCGCGTTTTCTTCGCCAATCAG ACGTATCTTCCGCTTGAAACGCCGGCGCCACTGATTCCGTATAGAGAAGAAGAGCTCTTGAGCTTGAGAGGAGATGGAAGCGGACAGCTCGAGGAATGGGATAGGGTTTACGACTATGCTTACTACAATGATTTAGGCGATCCCGACAAGGGCTCCGATTACGCCCGCCCTGTTCTTGGAGGTTCCGACGAGTTCCCTTATCCCCGTCGAGGAAGAACCGGCCGGCGGTTGACCGAATCAG ATCCAGAATCGGAGAGCAGGCTGCCGCTGCTGATGAGCTTGAACATATATGTGCCGAGAGATGAGCGCTTTGGGCATTTGAAGATGTCGGATTTCTTGGCTTATGCCCTGAAATCCTTAGCTCAGTTTCTTGTTCCTGAGTTTGAAGCTCTCTGCGACATCACCCCAAATGAGTTCGATTCTATCCAAGATACGCTCAAGATTTACGAAGGAGGAATCAAGCTGCCTGAGGGCCCTTTGCTCGACAGTATCAGGAAGAACATTCCCTCTGAATTGCTCAAACAACTTCTTCACACCGATGGTGAGGGGTACTTCAGTTTCCCAATGCCGCAAGTGATCAGAG AGGACAAGAGTGCATGGAGGACAGATGAAGAATTTGCAAGAGAAATGCTGGCTGGACTCAACCCTCTTGTAATCCGTTGCCTAAAA GAGTTCCCTCCAGCAAGCAGCCTGGATCCTGAGGCCTATGGGAATCAAAGTAGTTCAATAACTAGAGaccatataaaaaataacctaGATGGCTTGACAGTAGAAGAG GCAATTGAAAGCAGCAGGCTTTTCATATTAGATCACCATGATGCTTTCATGCCTTACCTGAGGCGGATTAACTCGACATCCACCAAGACTTATGCCACGAGGACTCTCCTTTTCCTGCAAAAGGATGGGACCCTGAAACCTCTGGCCATAGAATTAAGCTTGCCACATCCACAGGGAGACCGGTTCGGTGCCATAAACAAAGTGTACACCCCGGCTGAACATGGAATTGAAGGCTCAATTTGGCAGTTGGCTAAAGCGTATGCTGCGGTAAACGACTCTGGCTTCCATCAGCTTATCAGCCACTG GTTGCGTACTCATGCAGTTATCGAGCCATTTGTGATTGCAACCAATAGGCAGCTCAGTGTGCTTCACCCAATACACAAGCTTTTGCATCCCCATTTCCGCGACACGATGAATATCAATGCTTTTGCCAGGCAAACCCTCATCAATGCCGGTGGAATTCTTGAGAGAACAGTTTTTCCAGCGAAGTACGCTATGGAAATGTCAGCCGTAATCTACAAGAACTGGGCTCTTCCTGATCAAGCTCTTCCTGCTGATCTCCTCAAGAG AGGAATGGCAGTGAAGGATGCTAATGCTCAACATGGCCTCCGGCTAGTCATAGAAGACTACCCTTATGCAGTGGATGGACTGAAAATCTGGTCAGCAATTGACACATGGGTTGACGAATACTGCAACTTCTACTACAAGAATGACAACATGGTTCAGGACGACTCTGAGCTTCAATGCTGGTGGAACGAGCTGAGAgaggtcggccatggcgacAAGAAAGACGAGccctggtggcctaaaatgcaGACACGAAAAGAGCTAATCGACAGCTGCACCACCATCATATGGGTGGCATCTGCTCTTCATGCTGCAGTCAATTTCGGGCAGTACCCTTATGCAGGCTACCTCCCAAACCGCCCCACCATCAGCCGCAGGTTCATTCCTGAGCTAGGCAGCCCCGAGTACGAGGAGCTTAAATTGTACCCCGAAAAGGCTTTCCTGAAAACAATAACAGCCCAGCTGCAAACTCTTCTCGGCATTTCCTTGTTAGAGGTTTTGTCAGCACATTCCACCGATGAGGTTTATCTTGGCCAGAGGGACACTGCTGAGTGGACAACTGATTCAGAGCCATTGGAGGCCTTCCAGAGGTTTGGAAAGAAGTTGGGTGAAATTGAGGAAAGCATCATTGACATGAACAATGATGAGAAATTGAAGAACAGGGTTGGGCCTGTCAAGGTGCCATACACACTGCTCTTCCCTACCAGTGAAGGTGGAATCACAGGCAAAGGTATTCCCAACAGTGTTTCAATCTAA
- the LOC127802699 gene encoding vacuole membrane protein KMS1-like translates to MHAVDDSLKGVQAGRTMESLGQPVSLASSSSSSSSSSSTRIPDSQVDADSYVSGIHEKHLQELQNLTLMTQPLRTLKYFALAVLQCLQQPFLGIFRKRSFLVVLNILAVGIAIAVTTIGRPDEEHVKEFFRYLRFGLWWLALGVASSIGLGSGLHTFVLYLGPHIALFTIKAVHCGRVDLKMAPYDTIQLKSGPSWLDRDCDKFGPPLYESQVPFSSILAQVQLEAVIWGIGTALGELPPYFISRAASLSGSTPTVVEDMDSSSKEDNGILANHIKQIKQWLLSHSQHLNCFTILVLASVPNPLFDLAGIMCGQLGIPFWKFFLATLAGKAIIKTHIQTVFIILLFNNQLLDMVENQLVRVFSLVPGLSFILPNLIRKLHTVKEKYMTASPSTPSNMKKVKNWNLSFASVWNTVVWLMLLNFSMKIVTATAQSFLKELQKKELASLASSSPTSQTLGDTSQAVD, encoded by the exons ATGCACGCTGTTGATGATTCGCTAAAAGGTGTGCAGGCCGGAAGAACGATGGAATCCCTTGGACAACCGGTCTCTTtagcatcttcatcttcttcttcttcttcttcttcttccactcgTATTCCTGATTCTCAGGTTGATGCCGACTCGTACGTATCAG GAATTCATGAGAAGCATCTGCAGGAGTTACAAAATCTGACATTGATGACACAGCCCTTGAGGAccttaaaatattttgcttTGGCTGTTCTCCAATGTCTTCAACAACCATTTCTGGGTATCTTTAGAAAGCGCAGTTTCCTTGTGGTTTTGAACATTTTGGCAGTGGGTATTGCTATAGCAGTTACAACTATTGGAAGACCTGATGAAGAG CATGTTAAGGAGTTCTTTCGTTATCTCCGTTTTGGACTATGGTGGTTAGCCCTTGGTGTGGCATCTTCAATTGGTTTGG gatCTGGTTTACACACATTTGTTTTGTATTTGGGGCCACACATTGCCCTATTTACCATTAAGGCTGTGCATTGTGGGCGGGTTGATCTTAAAATGGCACCATATGATACAATCCAACTGAAAAGTGGTCCATCATGGCTGGACAGAGACTGCGACAAGTTTGGACCACCATTGTATGAATCACAGGTTCCATTTAGTAGCATACTGGCACAGGTTCAGTTGGAGGCTGTTATTTGGGGAATTGGAACTGCACTTGGAGAGCTTCCTCCCTACTTCATATCTAGGGCTG CTAGTTTATCAGGCAGCACACCCACAGTTGTGGAAGATATGGATTCCTCCTCTAAAGAAGACAACGGCATCTTAGCTAATCACATAAAGCAAATCAAACAATGGCTCCTTTCACACTCTCAACATCTGAACTGTTTTACAATTTTGGTTCTTGCTTCG GTGCCTAATCCGCTATTTGATCTTGCCGGCATCATGTGTGGACAACTTGGCATCCCGTTTTGGAAGTTCTTTTTGGCTACACTTGCAGGAAAGGCAATTATCAAGACTCACATACAG ACAGTTTTTATCATCTTGCTTTTCAACAATCAACTCCTCGACATGGTAGAAAATCAGTTGGTTAGAGTGTTCAGTCTTGTTCCGGGACTTTCTTTTATTCTGCCCAACCTCATTCGAAAACTGCATACTGTGAAAGAGAAGTATATGACGGCCTCTCCTTCAACTCCCTCTAACATGAAGAAG GTGAAGAACTGGAACTTGTCATTTGCTTCCGTTTGGAACACCGTAGTGTGGCTCATGCTTCTAAACTTCTCCATGAAGATAGTAACAGCAACTGCCCAGAGCTTTCTGAAGGAACTACAGAAAAAGGAATTGGCCTCGTTAGCAAGCAGTTCGCCTACTTCGCAAACATTAGGCGATACCAGCCAAGCTGTTGATTAA
- the LOC127802700 gene encoding F-box protein At1g55000-like isoform X2 translates to MNCCCNEDEDEGEGILQPLHPHSLTIPNAPTLTLGCASSARSNGGEVTVLSPMNSNFEALVCRDVLRTIFEKLPVVDLARAACVCRLWWSVASDREMQTRAFKAPWKLKDVVGNPSSGSFWRDNGLGRFAISHHLVRGDSVASLAVKYSVQVMDIKRLNNMMSDHGIYSRERLLIPVGNFDLLIGGTCYIELDAYAKREVAVLYLEGIPDRKANCLLNRVCSDRGKRRIIDSLKRSMQVDDGTARYYLSISDGDPRAALTEFSEDLRWERKTGLA, encoded by the exons atgaattgttGTTGCaacgaagacgaagacgaaggcgAAGGCATCCTCCAACCGCTCCATCCCCATTCCCTTACAATTCCCAACGCCCCAACCCTAACCCTGGGCTGCGCTTCCTCCGCCAGGTCCAACGGCGGTGAGGTCACCGTGCTGTCGCCGATGAACTCCAACTTTGAGGCTCTAGTTTGCAGGGACGTGCTCCGGACAATCTTCGAGAAGCTCCCGGTGGTGGATCTAGCTCGGGCGGCGTGCGTTTGCAGGTTGTGGTGGTCTGTGGCCTCCGACCGGGAGATGCAGACCAGGGCCTTCAAGGCGCCGTGGAAGTTGAAGGACGTCGTCGGGAATCCCAGCTCCGGAAGCTTCTGGAGAGACAATGGCCTCGGCCGCTTCGCGATTTCGCACCACTTGGTCCGTGGGGACTCCGTTGCTAGCCTCGCTGTCAAGTACTCTGTTCAG GTTATGGACATAAAACGCTTGAACAATATGATGAGTGACCATGGCATATACTCAAGGGAGAGATTGCTAATCCCTGTAGGCAACTTTGACCTTCTGATTGGTGGTACATGCTACATAGAGCTGGATGCTTATGCCAAAAGGGAAGTGGCAGTACTCTATCTGGAGGGAATCCCTGACAGGAAGGCCAACTGCCTGTTGAATAGGGTGTGCTCTGATCGAGGCAAGAGAAGGATAATTGATTCCTTGAAGAGAAGCATGCAAGTCGATGATGGAACTGCTCGATATTACCTTTCCATATCAGATGGTGACCCCCGAGCTGCACTTACAGAATTCTCCGAGGATCTTAGATGGGAGAGAAAGACAGGGTTGGCCTAG
- the LOC127802700 gene encoding F-box protein At1g55000-like isoform X1, whose product MNCCCNEDEDEGEGEGILQPLHPHSLTIPNAPTLTLGCASSARSNGGEVTVLSPMNSNFEALVCRDVLRTIFEKLPVVDLARAACVCRLWWSVASDREMQTRAFKAPWKLKDVVGNPSSGSFWRDNGLGRFAISHHLVRGDSVASLAVKYSVQVMDIKRLNNMMSDHGIYSRERLLIPVGNFDLLIGGTCYIELDAYAKREVAVLYLEGIPDRKANCLLNRVCSDRGKRRIIDSLKRSMQVDDGTARYYLSISDGDPRAALTEFSEDLRWERKTGLA is encoded by the exons gcgAAGGCATCCTCCAACCGCTCCATCCCCATTCCCTTACAATTCCCAACGCCCCAACCCTAACCCTGGGCTGCGCTTCCTCCGCCAGGTCCAACGGCGGTGAGGTCACCGTGCTGTCGCCGATGAACTCCAACTTTGAGGCTCTAGTTTGCAGGGACGTGCTCCGGACAATCTTCGAGAAGCTCCCGGTGGTGGATCTAGCTCGGGCGGCGTGCGTTTGCAGGTTGTGGTGGTCTGTGGCCTCCGACCGGGAGATGCAGACCAGGGCCTTCAAGGCGCCGTGGAAGTTGAAGGACGTCGTCGGGAATCCCAGCTCCGGAAGCTTCTGGAGAGACAATGGCCTCGGCCGCTTCGCGATTTCGCACCACTTGGTCCGTGGGGACTCCGTTGCTAGCCTCGCTGTCAAGTACTCTGTTCAG GTTATGGACATAAAACGCTTGAACAATATGATGAGTGACCATGGCATATACTCAAGGGAGAGATTGCTAATCCCTGTAGGCAACTTTGACCTTCTGATTGGTGGTACATGCTACATAGAGCTGGATGCTTATGCCAAAAGGGAAGTGGCAGTACTCTATCTGGAGGGAATCCCTGACAGGAAGGCCAACTGCCTGTTGAATAGGGTGTGCTCTGATCGAGGCAAGAGAAGGATAATTGATTCCTTGAAGAGAAGCATGCAAGTCGATGATGGAACTGCTCGATATTACCTTTCCATATCAGATGGTGACCCCCGAGCTGCACTTACAGAATTCTCCGAGGATCTTAGATGGGAGAGAAAGACAGGGTTGGCCTAG
- the LOC127802697 gene encoding protein AUXIN RESPONSE 4-like translates to MAIISEEPDPPTPSPPESTTSPPHKHTSPNPFSFWFYFTLSASLVALLFLSLSSLSHQDPKSWFLSLPDGLRRHYAAGRTIKVQTAPNQPPIEVFTIQEGSPKSENVLVVHGLGCSSYAFRHVVKSLGLKGLRAVAIDLPGSGFSDKSVMVVEEGPVGVLGRVWDIYSEIKEKGLFWGFDELVEKGYVNYEENEIRVQRREAVRAIEVGPEEMGRVLGQVVDAMGLAPVNLVLHDSALGLAANWVSENLGLVKSVAVLDARSSASALPLWVLQIPVVRELVVGFRFVFVRVLEFCCSKSIGGLDAEAHRILLKGRDGRRAVLGMGKKMNCSFDLVEWGNSEGVSGLPMQVIWSSGWSKEWTEEGQKVTNALPKASFVMHSGGRWPQDNAADDLAKSIFQFLSTLPKSVRERDEEPIPEHIHEQLNEAEGNNHHHHHHHGHGSHEHDHAHATGFMNAYGLDHGWAS, encoded by the exons ATGGCAATCATAAGCGAAGAACCAGACCCACCAACTCCATCACCGCCTGAATCCACCACATCGCCGCCACACAAACACACTTCCCCAAACCCATTCTCCTTCTGGTTCTACTTCACCCTCTCTGCTTCGCTCGTCGCTCTCCTCTTCCTGTCTCTCTCCAGCCTCTCTCACCAGGACCCAAAATCCTGGTTCCTCTCCCTCCCCGACGGCCTCCGCCGCCACTACGCAGCCGGCCGAACTATCAAGGTCCAGACTGCTCCAAACCAACCCCCGATCGAAGTCTTCACCATCCAAGAAGGTTCCCCCAAATCCGAAAACGTACTAGTTGTTCATGGCTTGGGTTGTAGTTCATACGCCTTTCGCCACGTGGTCAAGTCTTTGGGCCTCAAAGGCCTACGTGCCGTTGCCATCGATCTGCCCGGTTCTGGGTTTTCCGACAAGTCGGTGATGGTGGTAGAAGAGGGTCCAGTTGGGGTTTTAGGGAGGGTttgggatatttatagtgagaTTAAAGAGAAAGGACTGTTTTGGGGGTTCGATGAGTTGGTTGAGAAGGGGTATGTGAACTATGAAGAAAATGAGATTAGGGTTCAGAGGAGGGAGGCTGTTAGGGCAATTGAAGTGGGGCCTGAAGAGATGGGTAGGGTTTTGGGGCAAGTGGTTGATGCAATGGGATTGGCACCTGTGAATTTAGTTTTACATGACTCAGCATTGGGGTTGGCCGCGAATTGGGTGTCTGAAAATCTGGGGTTGGTGAAGAGTGTAGCGGTCCTTGATGCCAGATCAAGTGCCTCGGCCTTGCCTTTGTGGGTATTGCAGATCCCAGTGGTTAGGGAGCTCGTAGTGGGGTTTAGGTTTGTGTTTGTTAGGGttcttgaattttgttgttCTAAGTCGATTGGTGGTTTGGATGCAGAGGCTCATAGGATTCTTCTAAAAGGGAGGGATGGAAGGAGAGCGGTTTTGGGAAtggggaagaagatgaattGTAGTTTTGATTTGGTGGAATGGGGTAATTCAGAAGGGGTGAGCGGTTTGCCAATGCAAGTGATTTGGTCTAGTGGTTGGTCCAAGGAATGGACTGAGGAGGGACAGAAGGTTACCAATGCTCTTCCAAAAGCATCGTTTGTCATGCATTCTGGTGGTCGCTGGCCTCAG GATAATGCAGCTGATGATCTAGCCAAAAGCATCTTTCAGTTTCTGTCTACATTGCCAAAGTCTGTTAGAGAAAGGGACGAAGAGCCAATACCGGAGCATATTCATGAGCAGTTGAACGAGGCAGAAGGaaacaaccaccaccaccaccaccaccatggTCACGGCAGTCACGAACATGATCACGCCCATGCTACTGGTTTTATGAATGCATATGGACTGGACCATGGATGGGCCAGTTGA